A single window of Cryptococcus depauperatus CBS 7841 chromosome 2, complete sequence DNA harbors:
- a CDS encoding NAD(P)H-hydrate epimerase, whose product MSIKYISQKLAQQIDEELMGSAGAFSIDQLMELAGLSCAQALAKSYPVETHKRVMVACGPGNQGGDGLVAARHLHHFAYRPLVYLPKSSSKDLFQRLVKQCQNLDIPIIKDVEGFKQSLTQSDIILDAIFGFSFHPPLRRPFDQVLRAITDTMIPIVSVDIPSGWSVTDGPQPLYTEPDEQGNKEAIQTFEPKVLVSLTAPKEGVREYKGRHWLGGRFVPDDLAEKYQLNLPIYQGVDQVVELPQA is encoded by the exons ATGTCTATCAAGTATATAAGCCAGAAGCTAGCACAACAG ATTGACGAGGAGCTCATGGGTTCCGCCGGGGCTTTCTCTATAGACCAG CTGATGGAGCTGGCTGGGCTATCATGCGCACAAGCTCTGGCCAAAAGTTATCCCGTTGAGACTCATAAGCGCGTTATGGTGGCTTGCGGACCAGGTAACCAA GGCGGCGATGGTCTTGTTGCAGctcgccatcttcatcatttcgCCTACAGACCCCTTGTCTACCTACccaaatcatcttccaaagaCTTGTTTCAACGACTAGTcaaacaatgtcaaaaccTAGACATTCCCATTatcaaagatgttgaaggttTCAAACAGAGTCTGACGCAGTCTGATATCATTCTAGATGCCATATTTGGTTTCTCATTTCATCCTCCCTTAAGAAGACCATTTGACCAAGTGCTAAGAGCCATCACTGACACAATGATACCCATTGTATCGGTGGATATTCCATCAGGATGGTCCGTCACAGACGGCCCACAACCACTGTATACGGAGCCAGACGAGCAAGGAAACAAGGAAGCTATACAGACATTTGAGCCGAAGGTACTTGTGAGTTTGACAGCACCCAAAGAAGGTGTGAGGGAATACAAAGGGAGACACTGGTTGGGCGGAAGATTTGTACCAGA CGATTTAGCTGAAAAATATCAACTCAATTTACCAATCTATCAAGGAGTCGACCAGGTGGTGGAGTTGCCTCAAGCATGA
- a CDS encoding acyl-CoA thioesterase II codes for MSKFLSNHIHVTPHSSDPLTFLSQDLWVPSGARGVFGGQILAQSIMAATSTVTAPAGLHSAHCYFLLPAQQRPTIQYKVEKLSDGRSYSSRLVRAWQGDKEIFVLMASYARPSKALPQMVDNQAGAGTSTDIKGKQPMTSSTDPLHTSSTVSKVKAKFEFPFPKDVRPASDCEDDAEFLAKWLERSAKAGRQIWEQKFFKEYIQERRTSPVSISRAHKITEGSDDPGMLLWRRMIWLRIRALSPEDGNLEIVKAMIAYMSDFQFIGTTARSIGLNQNSTPRLGMLASLDHTIHFYPFPEHFDPSAPLLHVMESQAVDLISGRGVARGRIYTSDGHLLAITAQEGVVRASMKGKKAKGMIEGGMADIKEDAKAKL; via the exons ATGTCGAAATTTCTTTCTAATCATATACATGTTACCCCACACTCATCTGATCCTCTCACCTTTCTCTCACAAGATCTTTGGGTTCCTTCTGGTGCTCGGGGTGTCTTTGGAGGTCAAATTTTGGCTCAATCGATCATGGCTGCCACATCAACAGTCACTGCTCCTGCCGGGCTGCATAGCGCTCATTGTTACTTCCTCCTTCCAGCTCAGCAACGTCCTACTATCCAATATAAGGTAGAGAAGCTCAGCGATGGAAGGAGTTACTCCTCTCGACTCGTCAGAGCTTGGCAAGGAGATAAAGAAATATTTGTGCTTATGGCGAGCTATGCCCGGCCATCCAAGGCTTTGCCTCAAATGGTTGATAATCAGGCAGGAGCTGGTACAAGTACAGATATAAAAGGAAAGCAGCCCATGACTTCCTCAACCGATCCACTCCACACTTCTAGTACTGTTTCCAAAGTTAAAGCAAAATTCGAGTTCCCTTTCCCCAAAGATGTCAGACCTGCTTCGGATTGCGAAGATGATGCCGAATTTTTGGCAAAGTGGTTGGAAAGATCAGCTAAAGCAGGTAGGCAAATATGGGAACAAAAGTTCTTTAAAGAATATATTCAA gaaagaagaacatCGCCTGTATCGATCTCAAGAGCTCATAAAATTACAGAAGGAAGCGACGACCCAGGTATGCTGCTGTGGAGACGAATGATCTGGTTGCGCATTAGAGCTTTATCTCCTGAAGATGGCAACTTGGAGATTGTCAAA GCTATGATTGCCTACATGTCGGATTTTCAGTTTATTGGTACTACAGCCCGTTCCATCGGCTTGAACCAAAATTCCACTCCTCGGTTAGGGATGCTCGCCTCACTTGATCATACCATTCACTTTTACCCCTTTCCGGAACACTTTGACCCTTCAGCTCCTCTACTACATGTCATGGAATCCCAAGCAGTTGATTTAATCTCGGGAAGAGGGGTTGCACGGGGAAGAATATATACATCAGATGGTCATCTCTTAGCTATTACAGCGCAAGAAGGAGTAGTGAGAGCTAGTatgaagggaaagaaagcCAAGGGCATGATTGAAGGTGGAATGGCAGACATCAAAGAGGATGCCAAAGCAAAGTTGTAG